One Tomitella gaofuii DNA segment encodes these proteins:
- a CDS encoding TetR/AcrR family transcriptional regulator, whose product MSADDRFESTRRRLTAHQAETVARLADAAVTVLRERGHAALTVRLVAAEAGVAPATAYTYFSSKSHLLAEVFWRRLAALPQPESRDGTPVARVTEVMRAVALLVADEPELASGVTAALLDDDPEVAHLRVRIGTRIHERLSHALGPGTRPEVLEALEVMWDGALLRAGMGHQSYARIADRLETYARLILE is encoded by the coding sequence ATGTCCGCTGATGACCGGTTCGAATCCACCCGTCGCCGCCTCACCGCCCACCAGGCCGAGACGGTCGCCCGCCTCGCCGACGCCGCCGTGACGGTGCTGCGTGAACGCGGGCATGCCGCCCTCACAGTGCGTCTGGTCGCGGCCGAGGCCGGCGTCGCGCCCGCCACCGCCTACACCTACTTCTCGTCGAAATCCCACCTGCTGGCCGAGGTCTTCTGGCGCCGGCTCGCCGCGCTGCCGCAGCCCGAGAGCCGGGACGGCACCCCGGTCGCGCGTGTCACCGAGGTGATGCGCGCGGTGGCTCTGCTTGTGGCCGACGAGCCCGAGCTGGCCTCCGGGGTCACCGCTGCCCTGCTCGACGACGACCCGGAGGTGGCCCACCTGCGCGTGCGCATCGGCACCCGCATCCACGAGCGCCTGTCGCACGCCCTCGGCCCCGGCACCCGGCCCGAGGTGCTCGAGGCGCTCGAGGTGATGTGGGACGGCGCGCTGCTGCGCGCCGGCATGGGCCACCAGTCGTACGCCCGCATCGCTGATCGCCTCGAGACCTACGCCCGCCTCATATTGGAGTAG
- a CDS encoding cytochrome P450 has protein sequence MPQPAQPPTPGETIPVPYPLDPYSYVLHEDPYPAYRWLREHEPVHHSPELGFWAVSRHADVRAAFLDKERFSSANGVTLDPAAYGPHAHRTMSFLAMDDPKHLRMRSLVSRRFNPRFIAPMRGRITEITHEHLDPALRRGEFDFIGDVAARIPMDVISEMMGVPPPDRVEIRRLADAVVHREDGSTDLPQAAVEAAMTLLSYYVDLLARRRAHPQDDLTSELAQTEVDGDALTDAEIIGFLFLMVVAGNETTTKLLGNAAYWGHRHPGQLAMPFADAAHVPGWVEETLRYDTSSQMLLRTTAADVTMHGVTIPAGQKVLVLVGSANRDERVFDAPDAYRIERDSSAGLLSFGVGTHYCLGVHLARLEATVVLTALRDAASGFALDEAGCARVHSSNVRGFASMPMRVTLR, from the coding sequence ATGCCCCAGCCCGCGCAGCCGCCCACCCCTGGTGAGACGATCCCGGTCCCGTACCCGCTGGACCCGTACAGCTATGTCCTGCACGAGGACCCGTACCCGGCCTACCGGTGGCTGCGCGAACACGAGCCCGTGCACCACTCGCCAGAGCTGGGCTTCTGGGCGGTGTCGCGCCATGCCGATGTGCGCGCGGCGTTCCTGGACAAAGAGCGCTTCTCGAGCGCGAACGGCGTCACACTCGACCCGGCCGCATACGGCCCGCATGCGCACCGCACCATGTCGTTCCTGGCGATGGACGACCCGAAACACCTGCGCATGCGCTCGCTGGTGTCGCGCCGGTTCAATCCCCGATTCATCGCGCCGATGCGCGGGCGGATCACCGAGATCACCCACGAGCACCTGGACCCGGCGCTGCGCCGCGGGGAGTTCGACTTCATCGGCGACGTCGCCGCCCGCATCCCCATGGACGTCATCTCTGAGATGATGGGCGTGCCGCCCCCCGACCGGGTCGAGATCCGCCGCCTGGCCGACGCTGTGGTGCACCGCGAGGACGGCTCCACCGATCTGCCGCAAGCGGCAGTCGAGGCGGCGATGACGCTGCTGTCGTACTACGTCGACCTGCTGGCCCGCCGCCGCGCGCACCCGCAGGACGACCTGACCTCCGAGCTGGCGCAGACGGAGGTCGACGGCGACGCGCTCACCGACGCCGAGATCATCGGGTTCCTGTTCCTCATGGTGGTGGCGGGCAACGAGACCACCACCAAGCTGCTGGGCAACGCCGCATACTGGGGGCACCGCCACCCCGGCCAGCTCGCGATGCCGTTCGCCGACGCCGCGCACGTGCCCGGCTGGGTGGAGGAGACTCTGCGCTACGACACCTCCAGCCAGATGCTGCTGCGCACCACCGCCGCCGACGTGACGATGCACGGCGTGACGATCCCCGCCGGCCAGAAGGTGCTGGTGCTGGTGGGCTCGGCCAACCGCGATGAGCGGGTGTTCGATGCTCCCGACGCCTACCGGATCGAGCGCGACAGCAGTGCCGGCCTGCTCAGCTTCGGCGTGGGCACGCACTACTGCCTGGGAGTGCACCTGGCCCGGCTCGAAGCGACGGTGGTGCTCACCGCGCTGCGCGACGCCGCGAGCGGGTTCGCCCTCGACGAGGCCGGCTGCGCGCGCGTGCACTCGTCCAACGTGCGCGGCTTCGCGTCGATGCCGATGCGCGTCACCCTGCGCTGA